The window GCTCTGCTGCCGGAGTCTCCTCCGGTTTCTTCTTGTCTTTCCTCTTAAAGAATCCGAACATAGGGGACGTATCGTTTTACAATAGAAAAATAGTGCTGTTTACAATCAGTAAAGTGTGCATCATTCCAGAATAGCGGCCCAACATCCTCCCACATAAACAGTTTTTATCTGTGTTAACGATTTGTAAACTATGGATTACATCGCAGTTGTCGAATGTGTTTCCTCGGGAATTCTCTACATCGACGAGATAATCGCCCATGGGTGCAAACCGTTGATCGTCAATACCAACATCAAGACGAATGATCTGGACAATTACAGGAGGATGCTCCGCGAAATCCTCAAGGACAAGGCAGAGTTCCTGGACGAGGGCGAGGACTTCGATACCCTGGTGGAGAAACTCCGCAGATTCAAGATAAAAGCGGTGTTTCCAGGAAGCGAATACGGAGTACGTCTGGCGGATCGTCTGACCTCAGCTCTGGGCCTCAAGGGGAACGATGAGAAGACCACATATCTCCGCTGCACAAAAGCTGGTATGCATGAAGCCCTGGGCAAAGCTGGAATCCGCAGGATTGAAACTGAAGAAGTGAACAGCGAATCTGATATCGGAGAATTCTGGAGAAAGAACAATCTTGACAAATGCGTTCTTAAATACTCCGAATCGGCGGCAACCGTCGGTCTTAAGATATGTTCCTCTGTAGATGAGGCGGTCGAGCACTACAGGCTCATGAGGAGTACTGCAAACTACAAGGGCGATATCGATTCCGACATCTTGATTCAAGAGTACATCTCGGGTACGGAGTACATCGTGAACACACTCAGCTGTGACGGCAGACATATGCTAACTGACGTTTGGTCATACGCCAAGATACAGGCCGGAGACGGTACCCTGGCCTATGACTACGCAAAACTCGTCAAGGACCTGGAGCCGGGCCACATCGACATGATCCGCTACGCATACAAGGTGTTGGATGCAGTGGACATGAAATGGGGGCTCTGCCATATCGAGATCAAGATTGATCGCAAAGGACCCGTTCTGATAGAGACGAATGCACG of the Thermoplasmata archaeon genome contains:
- a CDS encoding ATP-grasp domain-containing protein is translated as MDYIAVVECVSSGILYIDEIIAHGCKPLIVNTNIKTNDLDNYRRMLREILKDKAEFLDEGEDFDTLVEKLRRFKIKAVFPGSEYGVRLADRLTSALGLKGNDEKTTYLRCTKAGMHEALGKAGIRRIETEEVNSESDIGEFWRKNNLDKCVLKYSESAATVGLKICSSVDEAVEHYRLMRSTANYKGDIDSDILIQEYISGTEYIVNTLSCDGRHMLTDVWSYAKIQAGDGTLAYDYAKLVKDLEPGHIDMIRYAYKVLDAVDMKWGLCHIEIKIDRKGPVLIETNARPMGLAMTASYLDEVLGYHLTDLAIETYFRPSAFNKYIHRVYNPPKYALMKLLIVPEKIKGSFGPTFLFSNLIRSTREILFFGKEEVSTYPRTIDLETCPLVVKMVNQDYGALMKDYEMLRQIESNYFHLLYSSNNNVPAVEPHTDIEGIIKTLYPSWRFCVVTDEGVSIAQNGKMTELDNWSIFDGAIYAKCGKDTTEERCRTIYRTILTVRSGGTFIIVPESFSAMEDGSVIVEFIMNIAGVHVIAPSYDSNGLIYGLKK